A stretch of Bradyrhizobium sp. CCBAU 53338 DNA encodes these proteins:
- a CDS encoding pseudouridine synthase, producing the protein MPRDSDKDNDSRGRRGPAKGGRSGKPRGPEKKFAKRGFEGKSEGRGDRDSRPFRRREEGDAPRRDFSDRPRFKRDDRGGEGRGERSFKPRGDRPFSDRGPRDGEKRSFKPRGDRPSHGRDDRPPRRDRDDARPAGRFGDKKFGDKRPYAPRGDRPERKFDGERKFSRGGPDRGPREDRGERSFKPRGDRPNFDRGDRAPRGERPERKFDGERKFSRGAPDRGPRKDFGGRDRGEDKPWQKRDDRRDGGRGDDRPRFSRSRDDRASGDRPFRDRPKFDRPRERPEGRSDWHEHPRSEGRFGDRPRRDNEDESRIFEKRPAFGGRGAYRARERDFEGRPRREEAPKPKKEGERIAKALARAGLASRRDAEEMVTQGRVTVNGRVINSPALDITRNDVVLVDGKPLPERERTRLFLYHKPRGLMTTHDDPEGRPTVFDNLPEGLPRLISIGRLDFNTEGLLLLTNDGGLARTLELPDTGWLRRYRVRAHGDITQAQLDQLKDGIEVEGVKYGPIEATLERDQGANVWLVFAIREGKNREVRNVCAHLGLEVNRLIRVSYGPFQLGEVPEGQVEEIRARVLREQLGDKVIEKSGAQFDVPKKSSGEGEKTSKRAVIADRKGRRVLVQRTGSDEARERNEEEANGYGPPRRPKRGYHGKRDLTPRDE; encoded by the coding sequence AAGAAATTCGCCAAGCGCGGCTTCGAGGGCAAGAGCGAGGGGCGGGGCGACCGCGACAGCCGTCCCTTCCGCCGCCGCGAGGAGGGCGATGCGCCGCGCCGCGATTTTTCCGACCGTCCACGCTTCAAGCGCGACGATCGCGGTGGCGAGGGTCGCGGCGAGCGCAGCTTCAAGCCGCGTGGCGACCGCCCCTTCTCCGATCGCGGACCGCGCGATGGCGAGAAGCGCTCCTTCAAGCCGCGCGGTGATCGTCCGTCCCATGGCCGCGACGACCGTCCGCCGCGCAGGGATCGCGATGACGCTCGTCCGGCAGGTCGCTTCGGCGACAAGAAGTTCGGCGACAAGCGGCCCTATGCGCCGCGCGGCGACCGTCCGGAGCGCAAGTTCGACGGCGAACGCAAGTTTTCGCGCGGCGGGCCGGATCGCGGCCCGCGCGAGGATCGTGGCGAGCGCAGCTTCAAGCCCCGTGGCGACCGCCCGAATTTCGATCGCGGCGATCGCGCGCCGCGTGGCGAGCGTCCGGAGCGCAAGTTCGACGGCGAACGAAAGTTTTCGCGAGGCGCACCGGATCGCGGCCCGCGCAAGGATTTTGGCGGCCGCGATCGCGGCGAGGACAAGCCCTGGCAGAAGCGTGACGACCGTCGCGACGGCGGCCGCGGTGACGACCGTCCGCGCTTCTCGCGCTCGCGCGATGATCGTGCATCGGGCGATCGCCCGTTCCGTGACCGCCCCAAATTCGACCGCCCGCGTGAGCGCCCCGAGGGGCGCTCCGACTGGCACGAGCATCCGCGCAGCGAAGGTCGCTTCGGCGATCGTCCGCGCCGTGACAACGAAGACGAGAGCAGGATCTTCGAGAAGCGCCCGGCCTTCGGCGGCCGCGGCGCCTATCGTGCGCGCGAGCGTGATTTCGAAGGACGGCCGCGCCGCGAGGAAGCGCCGAAGCCGAAGAAGGAAGGCGAGCGCATCGCCAAGGCACTGGCGCGTGCGGGCCTCGCTTCGCGCAGGGATGCCGAGGAGATGGTCACGCAAGGCCGCGTCACCGTCAATGGCCGCGTGATCAACTCGCCGGCGCTCGACATCACCAGGAACGACGTCGTCCTGGTCGACGGCAAGCCGTTGCCAGAGCGCGAGCGCACGCGGCTGTTCCTCTATCACAAGCCGCGCGGGCTGATGACGACGCATGACGACCCGGAGGGGCGTCCGACCGTGTTCGACAATCTGCCCGAAGGCCTGCCGCGCCTGATCTCGATCGGCCGGCTCGACTTCAACACCGAGGGCCTCTTGCTGCTCACCAATGACGGCGGCCTCGCGCGCACGCTCGAGCTGCCTGACACCGGCTGGCTGCGCCGCTACCGCGTCCGCGCCCACGGCGACATCACCCAGGCTCAGCTCGACCAGCTCAAGGACGGCATCGAGGTCGAGGGGGTCAAGTACGGTCCGATCGAAGCGACGCTGGAGCGCGATCAGGGCGCCAATGTCTGGCTGGTGTTCGCGATCCGCGAAGGCAAAAACCGCGAGGTGCGCAACGTCTGCGCCCATCTCGGGCTCGAGGTGAACCGCCTGATCCGCGTCTCCTACGGTCCGTTCCAGCTCGGCGAAGTCCCCGAGGGGCAGGTCGAGGAAATCCGCGCCCGCGTGCTGCGCGAGCAGCTCGGCGACAAGGTGATCGAGAAGTCGGGCGCGCAGTTCGACGTGCCGAAGAAGTCGTCAGGCGAGGGCGAGAAGACGTCCAAGCGCGCTGTGATCGCCGACCGCAAGGGCCGCCGCGTGCTGGTGCAGCGCACCGGCAGCGACGAGGCGCGCGAGCGCAACGAGGAAGAGGCCAACGGCTACGGCCCGCCGCGCCGTCCCAAGCGCGGCTATCACGGCAAGCGCGATTTGACGCCGCGGGACGAGTAG